In a single window of the Micromonospora inositola genome:
- the atpD gene encoding F0F1 ATP synthase subunit beta, with amino-acid sequence MTAPVETKTATGRVVRVIGPVVDAEFPRDAMPALFNALHVSVTLSGGEKTLTLEVAQHLGGNMVRAISMQPTDGLVRGTEVRDTGSPITVPVGDAVKGHVFNAIGEVLNLTEGETLTPDDHWVIHRKAPAFADLEPKTEMLETGIKVIDLLAPYVKGGKIGLFGGAGVGKTVLIQEMITRVARNFGGTSVFAGVGERTREGNDLIAEMTESGVIDKTALVYGQMDEPPGTRLRVALSALTMAEYFRDVKKQEVLLFIDNIFRFTQAGSEVSTLLGRMPSAVGYQPTLADEMGELQERITSVRGQAITSMQAIYVPADDYTDPAPATTFAHLDATTNLERSISDKGIYPAVDPLASSSRILAAEFVGQEHFQVATEVKRILQRYKDLQDIIAILGIEELSEEDKITVGRARRIERFLSQNTYAAEQFTGVPGSTVPIAETIEAFRKISEGEYDHFPEQAFFMCGGLEDLEAKAKELMEG; translated from the coding sequence ATGACTGCCCCAGTAGAGACCAAGACGGCCACGGGTCGCGTGGTCCGGGTCATCGGCCCGGTCGTCGACGCCGAGTTCCCGCGCGACGCCATGCCGGCCCTGTTCAACGCCCTGCACGTGAGCGTGACGCTCTCCGGCGGTGAGAAGACGCTGACCCTGGAGGTCGCCCAGCACCTGGGTGGCAACATGGTCCGCGCCATCTCGATGCAGCCGACCGACGGCCTGGTCCGCGGCACCGAGGTGCGCGACACCGGCTCGCCGATCACCGTGCCGGTGGGCGACGCGGTCAAGGGCCACGTGTTCAACGCGATCGGTGAGGTGCTCAACCTGACCGAGGGCGAGACGCTCACCCCGGACGACCACTGGGTCATCCACCGCAAGGCCCCGGCCTTCGCGGACCTGGAGCCGAAGACCGAGATGCTGGAGACCGGCATCAAGGTCATCGACCTGCTCGCCCCGTACGTCAAGGGTGGCAAGATCGGCCTGTTCGGCGGTGCCGGCGTGGGCAAGACGGTGCTCATCCAGGAGATGATCACCCGGGTGGCCCGGAACTTCGGTGGTACCTCGGTCTTCGCCGGCGTGGGTGAGCGCACCCGCGAGGGCAACGACCTCATCGCCGAGATGACCGAGTCCGGCGTCATCGACAAGACGGCGCTGGTCTACGGCCAGATGGACGAGCCGCCGGGCACCCGGCTGCGGGTCGCCCTGTCCGCGCTGACCATGGCGGAGTACTTCCGCGACGTGAAGAAGCAGGAGGTGCTGCTCTTCATCGACAACATCTTCCGCTTCACCCAGGCCGGTTCCGAGGTCTCCACGCTGCTCGGCCGCATGCCGAGCGCCGTGGGTTACCAGCCGACCCTGGCCGACGAGATGGGCGAGCTCCAGGAGCGGATCACCTCCGTCCGGGGTCAGGCCATCACCTCGATGCAGGCGATCTACGTGCCCGCCGACGACTACACCGACCCGGCGCCGGCCACCACGTTCGCCCACCTGGACGCGACCACCAACCTGGAGCGGTCGATCTCCGACAAGGGCATCTACCCGGCCGTGGACCCGCTGGCGTCCTCGTCCCGGATCCTCGCCGCGGAGTTCGTCGGCCAGGAGCACTTCCAGGTCGCCACCGAGGTGAAGCGGATCCTGCAGCGCTACAAGGACCTGCAGGACATCATCGCCATCCTCGGTATCGAGGAGCTCTCCGAGGAAGACAAGATCACCGTGGGCCGGGCCCGGCGGATCGAGCGCTTCCTGTCGCAGAACACCTACGCCGCCGAGCAGTTCACCGGCGTGCCGGGCTCGACGGTCCCGATCGCCGAGACCATCGAGGCGTTCAGGAAGATCAGCGAGGGCGAGTACGACCACTTCCCCGAGCAGGCGTTCTTCATGTGCGGCGGTCTCGAGGACCTCGAGGCCAAGGCCAAGGAGCTGATGGAGGGTTAG